From Nicotiana tabacum cultivar K326 chromosome 20, ASM71507v2, whole genome shotgun sequence, one genomic window encodes:
- the LOC107817305 gene encoding uncharacterized protein LOC107817305 — MWALKKLNLDWAEAANLRMTQLNETDEFRLHAYESATIYKEMMKFVHDKKILKREFNSGDLVLLFNSRLKLFPGKLKSKWPGAFKVVSASPYGAIELEPEDRTRTFKVNGQRIKHYLGTAGERHLIEKFALRDSPIAASTKE; from the coding sequence atgtgggcattgaagaagctgAATCTTGACTGGGCCGAGGCTGCTAACCTGAGGATGACACAACTCAATGAGACAGACGAATTTCGTCTCCATGCTTATGAGAGTGCAACCATCTACAAAGAGATGATGAAGTTTGTCCATGATAAGAAGATCTTGAAGCGGGAGTTCAATTCTGGTGACTTGGTCTTACTCTTCAATTCAAGACTCAAGTTATTTCCAGGTAAACTTAAGTCTAAATGGCCTGGCGCATTCAAAGTTGTGAGTGCGTCTCCCTATGGTGCTATTGAACTGGAGCCAGAGGATAGGACTCGAACTTTCAAGGTGAATGGACAACGAATCAAGCATTACCTTGGTACTGCAGGAGAAAGGCATTTGATAGAAAAATTTGCTCTAAGGGATAGTCCAATAGCAGCTTCCACCAAGGAATAA